The following proteins are encoded in a genomic region of Gossypium hirsutum isolate 1008001.06 chromosome D05, Gossypium_hirsutum_v2.1, whole genome shotgun sequence:
- the LOC107921746 gene encoding heavy metal-associated isoprenylated plant protein 21, translated as MESRAEMSCVLKVNINCDTCRRKVMDVLQNLHGVYSVDIDAEKGTMKVSGNVNPNLILNIFEKYGKHGEISCVKFEGDTRDPFYHHHCNYYGGNGFIPYGSIHPYPFMQGPDPYFPWFDGHHYAPTPFPPPPPPLPPPPPPPLQPVINYFPPKAPPAVEFEPPEEMNPDRCNIM; from the exons ATGGAATCTCGTGCAGAAATG TCTTGTGTTTTGAAAGTGAATATCAACTGTGATACATGCAGAAGGAAGGTGATGGATGTGTTACAAAATCTCCATG GGGTATATTCAGTTGATATTGATGCAGAGAAAGGGACAATGAAAGTTTCAGGGAATGTAAACCCAAATCTAATTTTGAACATCTTTGAAAAATATGGGAAACATGGGGAAATCTCTTGTGTTAAATTTGAAGGTGATACTAGGGACCCATTTTACCATCACCATTGTAACTATTATGGTGGAAATGGGTTCATTCCTTATGGATCAATTCACCCATATCCATTTATGCAAGGGCCAGACCCTTACTTTCCATGGTTTGATGGTCATCACTATGCCCCAACACCTTTTCCGCCACCGCCACCGCCACTGCCCCCTCCACCTCCACCGCCGTTGCAACCCGTGATTAACTATTTTCCACCTAAAGCACCACCAGCAGTTGAATTTGAACCCCCTGAGGAGATGAATCCAGATAGGTGCAATATAATGTAA